A portion of the Gasterosteus aculeatus chromosome 12, fGasAcu3.hap1.1, whole genome shotgun sequence genome contains these proteins:
- the LOC120811151 gene encoding uncharacterized protein LOC120811151 isoform X7, producing MEWRQQTSVSCEEAFGEAQRWIQDVTGKSFGSNDFRAALENGVLLCDLINCLKPGIIKRVNRLSTPIAGLDNVNVFLKACGKVGLNVSQLFHPGDLQDLSTRATLRQDESDRRLKNVLVTIYWLGRKAHLDSFYTGPQLNFKAFEGLLGLALSKALDEGWYPEREECRGLRPSYGWAKSVDNIDSRDFRTRPNSEGCGSDAEAEQVFKMETTKQNKGNGFIPPLPPRRKQGREEMGSPLSRTYQIQVRPERPVQVNPGWIWSKSLSDIPMVYPVRKVPGGTTIYDLDHECGLETKRKCSVAAKDSEAQWHDDLMKWKNRRRSTKSDLRKKSQEWDQVINQMAIGAMNRFEKKEAQGGLPRDQQSPRRHHASPRPYSTSPPSKSSSCNLRPHTRALLACSDSTEAPFSSRSPLGTYNSVRASGSPFGAMPAADGKTYSASLASDGARVTTPSLDFPFSSQTQVKAQCSPAPLQPTTQMAGVAELEDSALEKHASQTECQKTSMAPAVQQAAGQPVAGVYKYLSRTGSWSGSASLPRGYRRSEGSSRLSSTMAPRPFGTRQSSVSSLQRRCSVDNNSEGRLLKSEKEETFSPTAKSSLKRQNATAHLKGQHPASIRPKEANQAKQSGTAQTGEVKGATLSSKTDAYNSQPYSQTKLAPRPYTNPQSRATKGLTRPSNASNDHTKVDHSDMRVSLTLKPNSVPDFGIQTHWGSTGARVKYVQPGSPAELCQLCVDDEIVAVNGVAAALMNCKQWKDEMTSSLRTGNLTMDVRRYGNKDWSTSEGITPNQPGQSRMTLNLTAAAPVVIGGSDHHANSCAATETTVRKMSKLNGQADNVAHGKVMHGELADNHKTARSKGGSESAISDLKVPSLSPSSSSWSWDREEDRRRQEKWQEDQERLLQAQYQRDQERLELEWQRAQQDAKQELCRNTGTSFEMTGGGERPASSQIYVNGLTNKTRKEQSPARDEPHEAGSKPQSNAQGERHDKNSEHAWAEDSCGFAQLSPAHRAKSWSTPALAGPYKPGIGDERKKRGPSVSNAEKDRKQILEEMKKRTQLLTDNSWIRQRSSSFYKEPIYVGVPMKRYESLDDLDALRLSTLSTATFSCPRPHSAAAGYRAPTRNASSRYSTGTMLSHRNEFDGVWAATNISEELRLEFMKPEAPL from the exons gatgtgACCGGAAAATCATTTGGCTCCAACGACTTCCGTGCCGCACTGGAGAATGGAGTCCTGCTTTGCGA CTTGATCAACTGTCTGAAACCTGGCATTATTAAGAGAGTCAACAGGCTTTCTACTCCCATCGCTGGCCTC GATAACGTAAATGTATTCCTGAAAGCCTGTGGGAAAGTGGGACTGAATGTGTCCCAGCtgtttcatccaggagacctgcaggaccTGTCCACCCGTGCAACACTCAG gcaAGATGAAAGTGACCGAAGACTCAAAAAT GTTCTCGTCACGATCTACTGGTTGGGTCGCAAGGCTCACTTGGACTCATTCTACACTGGCCCTCAGCTGAACTTCAAGGCCTTCGAAGGGCTCTTGGGATTGGCCTTGTCAAAA GCGCTAGATGAGGGCTGGTatccagagagggaggaatgtCGCGGCCTGAGACCGAGCTACGGATGGGCCAAGTCTGTGGACAACATTGACTCTCGAGATTTTCGAACCCGCCCAAACAGTGAAG GCTGTGGAAGCGACGCTGAAGCTGAGCAGGTGTTCAAGATGGAGACAACcaagcaaaacaaaggaaacGGTTTTATCCCTCCGCTGCCTCCACGGAGAAAACAAGGACGGGAGGAGATGGGAAGCCCACTATCCAG AACTTATCAAATCCAGGTCAGACCTGAGAGACCAGTCCAGGTCAACCCTGGCTGGATTTG GAGCAAATCCCTCAGTGATATTCCGATGGTGTACCCTGTGCGTAAAGTTCCTGGTGGGACCACCATTTATGATTTGGACCACGAGTGCGGCCTGGAAACCAAACGGAAGTGTAGCGTTGCTGCCAAGGACAGTGAAGCTCAGTGGCATGAT GACTTGATGAAGTGGAAGAACCGTCGCAGGAGCACAAAGTCTGACCTCCGCAAGAAATCGCAAGAATGGGACCAAGTGATTAACCAGATGGCCATTGGTGCCATGAATAgatttgaaaagaaagaagcacAAGGCGGACTGCCAAG AGACCAGCAGTCCCCACGCAGGCATCACGCTTCCCCTCGTCCTTACTCCACCTCTCCGCCATCAAAGTCATCGAGCTGTAATCTCCGGCCACATACTCGGGCTCTGCTGGCCTGCAGCGACTCCACAGAGGCACCTTTCAGCTCCAGGTCTCCACTTGGCACCTACAACTCAGTCCGCGCTTCG GGATCCCCATTTGGAGCTATGCCTGCCGCTGATGGGAAGACCTACTCTGCCTCCCTGGCTTCAGACGGAGCAAGAGTTACCACCCCTTCTCTAGACTTTCCTTTCAGCTCCCAGACCCAAGTCAAGGCGCAGTGCAGCCCAGCTCCCCTCCAGCCCACGACACAGATG GCAGGTGTTGCTGAGCTGGAGGACTCGGCCCTGGAGAAACACGCGTCCCAGACAGAATGCCAGAAGACCTCTATGGCGCCCGCCGTGCAGCAAGCCGCAGGCCAGCCGGTCGCAGGCGTCTACAAGTACTTGTCCAGAACAGGATCGTGGTCCGGCTCGGCCAGCCTTCCTCGTGGCTACCGGCGGTCCGAGGGCTCATCTCGTCTCTCTTCTACAATGGCACCCAGACCCTTTGGTACCAGGCAGTCCAGTGTGTCCTCACTGCAGAGACGATGCAGC GTAGACAACAACAGCGAGGGTCGGCTTTTAAAAAGTGAGAAAGAGGAGACCTTTTCTCCAACCGCAAAGTCTTCCCTCAAAAGGCAGAATGCGACCGCCCATCTGAAAGGTCAGCACCCGGCCTCCATCAGACCGAAGGAAGCTAACCAGGCGAAGCAGAGTGGCACGGCGCAGACAGGGGAGGTGAAAGGTGCCACTCTCTCCAGCAAGACCGACGCCTACAACTCTCAGCCCTACTCCCAAACCAAGCTGGCTCCTCGGCCGTACACCAACCCGCAGAGCCGCGCCACCAAAGGCTTGACCCGTCCTTCTAATGCCAGCAATGACCACACAAAG gtggatCACAGTGACATGAGAGTAAGCCTTACTCTTAAACCGAACAGTGTACCAGACTTTGGTATCCAGACTCACTGGGGCTCCACAGGCGCAAGAGTCAAATACGTCCAACCTG GCAGTCCAGCGGAGCTTTGCCAGCTGTGTGTGGACGATGAGATCGTGGCGGTTAATGGAGTTGCGGCGGCACTCATGAACTGCAAACAGTGGAAGGATGAAATGACGTCTTCCCTGCGAACCGGCAATCTGACCATGGACGTTCGGCGCTATGGCAACAAGG ATTGGAGCACCAGTGAAGGGATTACTCCCAACCAGCCAGGACAGAGCAGAATGACCCTCAATCTGACTGCCGCCGCGCCGGTTGTGATAGGTGGCTCCGATCACCATGCCAACAGTTGTGCCGCTACAGAAACCACTGTCAGGAAAATGTCCAAATTGAATGGGCAGGCGGACAAC GTTGCACACGGTAAAGTCATGCATGGGGAGCTTGCTGACAACCACAAGACAGCCAGAAGTAAAG GAGGTTCAGAATCGGCGATATCCGAT CTCAAAGTGCCATCCCtcagcccctcctcctccagctggtcgTGGGACCGTGAGGAGGATCGAAGGCGTCAAGAGAAGTGGCAAGAAGACCAGGAGCGCCTCCTACag gcGCAATATCAGCGGGATCAGGAGAGGCTTGAATTGGAGTGGCAAAGGGCACAACAAGATGCAAAGCAGGAGTTATGCAGGAATACGGGG ACCTCCTTTGAGATGACTGGTGGTGGTGAGCGCCCTGCCAGCTCCCAGATCTATGTGAATGGATTGACAAACAAAACCAGAAAGGAGCAGAGCCCTGCCCGAGATGAGCCGCACGAAGCAGGATCGAAGCCTCAAAGTAATGCACAAGGAGAGCGGCATGACAAGAATTCAGAACACGCCTG GGCTGAGGACTCCTGTGGCTTTGCTCAGCTGTCTCCTGCACACAG GGCAAAGTCCTGGTCCACCCCAGCATTAGCCGGCCCCTACAAGCCAGGAATCG GtgatgagaggaagaagagagggcCGTCTGTGTCTAACGCTGAGAAGGACAGGAAGCAGAtactggaggagatgaagaaaagaaCTCAGCTTCTGACTGATAACAGCTGGATACGTcagcgcagcagcagcttctaCAAGGAGCCGATCTATGTTGGGGTGCCTATGAAGAG GTACGAGTCTCTGGACGACCTGGATGCCTTGCGTCTGTCCACTCTCTCAACCGCCACGTTCAGCTGCCCTCGGCCACACTCTGCCGCTGCAGGTTACCGCGCTCCGACTAGGAACGCCTCCTCCCGCTACAGCACTGGAACAATGTTATCCCACAGAAATGAATTTGACGG CGTGTGGGCTGCCACCAATATCTCAGAGGAACTCCGACTGGAGTTCATGAAACCAGAAGCCCCACTGTGA
- the LOC120811151 gene encoding LIM domain only protein 7 isoform X1, producing the protein MEWRQQTSVSCEEAFGEAQRWIQDVTGKSFGSNDFRAALENGVLLCDLINCLKPGIIKRVNRLSTPIAGLDNVNVFLKACGKVGLNVSQLFHPGDLQDLSTRATLRQDESDRRLKNVLVTIYWLGRKAHLDSFYTGPQLNFKAFEGLLGLALSKALDEGWYPEREECRGLRPSYGWAKSVDNIDSRDFRTRPNSEGCGSDAEAEQVFKMETTKQNKGNGFIPPLPPRRKQGREEMGSPLSRTYQIQVRPERPVQVNPGWIWSKSLSDIPMVYPVRKVPGGTTIYDLDHECGLETKRKCSVAAKDSEAQWHDDLMKWKNRRRSTKSDLRKKSQEWDQVINQMAIGAMNRFEKKEAQGGLPRDQQSPRRHHASPRPYSTSPPSKSSSCNLRPHTRALLACSDSTEAPFSSRSPLGTYNSVRASGSPFGAMPAADGKTYSASLASDGARVTTPSLDFPFSSQTQVKAQCSPAPLQPTTQMAGVAELEDSALEKHASQTECQKTSMAPAVQQAAGQPVAGVYKYLSRTGSWSGSASLPRGYRRSEGSSRLSSTMAPRPFGTRQSSVSSLQRRCSVDNNSEGRLLKSEKEETFSPTAKSSLKRQNATAHLKGQHPASIRPKEANQAKQSGTAQTGEVKGATLSSKTDAYNSQPYSQTKLAPRPYTNPQSRATKGLTRPSNASNDHTKVDHSDMRVSLTLKPNSVPDFGIQTHWGSTGARVKYVQPGSPAELCQLCVDDEIVAVNGVAAALMNCKQWKDEMTSSLRTGNLTMDVRRYGNKDWSTSEGITPNQPGQSRMTLNLTAAAPVVIGGSDHHANSCAATETTVRKMSKLNGQADNVAHGKVMHGELADNHKTARSKDCNNIGSKNQKKRAEFFKLKGGSESAISDLKVPSLSPSSSSWSWDREEDRRRQEKWQEDQERLLQAQYQRDQERLELEWQRAQQDAKQELCRNTGQTSFEMTGGGERPASSQIYVNGLTNKTRKEQSPARDEPHEAGSKPQSNAQGERHDKNSEHAWAEDSCGFAQLSPAHRAKSWSTPALAGPYKPGIGDERKKRGPSVSNAEKDRKQILEEMKKRTQLLTDNSWIRQRSSSFYKEPIYVGVPMKRYESLDDLDALRLSTLSTATFSCPRPHSAAAGYRAPTRNASSRYSTGTMLSHRNEFDGVWAATNISEELRLEFMKPEAPL; encoded by the exons gatgtgACCGGAAAATCATTTGGCTCCAACGACTTCCGTGCCGCACTGGAGAATGGAGTCCTGCTTTGCGA CTTGATCAACTGTCTGAAACCTGGCATTATTAAGAGAGTCAACAGGCTTTCTACTCCCATCGCTGGCCTC GATAACGTAAATGTATTCCTGAAAGCCTGTGGGAAAGTGGGACTGAATGTGTCCCAGCtgtttcatccaggagacctgcaggaccTGTCCACCCGTGCAACACTCAG gcaAGATGAAAGTGACCGAAGACTCAAAAAT GTTCTCGTCACGATCTACTGGTTGGGTCGCAAGGCTCACTTGGACTCATTCTACACTGGCCCTCAGCTGAACTTCAAGGCCTTCGAAGGGCTCTTGGGATTGGCCTTGTCAAAA GCGCTAGATGAGGGCTGGTatccagagagggaggaatgtCGCGGCCTGAGACCGAGCTACGGATGGGCCAAGTCTGTGGACAACATTGACTCTCGAGATTTTCGAACCCGCCCAAACAGTGAAG GCTGTGGAAGCGACGCTGAAGCTGAGCAGGTGTTCAAGATGGAGACAACcaagcaaaacaaaggaaacGGTTTTATCCCTCCGCTGCCTCCACGGAGAAAACAAGGACGGGAGGAGATGGGAAGCCCACTATCCAG AACTTATCAAATCCAGGTCAGACCTGAGAGACCAGTCCAGGTCAACCCTGGCTGGATTTG GAGCAAATCCCTCAGTGATATTCCGATGGTGTACCCTGTGCGTAAAGTTCCTGGTGGGACCACCATTTATGATTTGGACCACGAGTGCGGCCTGGAAACCAAACGGAAGTGTAGCGTTGCTGCCAAGGACAGTGAAGCTCAGTGGCATGAT GACTTGATGAAGTGGAAGAACCGTCGCAGGAGCACAAAGTCTGACCTCCGCAAGAAATCGCAAGAATGGGACCAAGTGATTAACCAGATGGCCATTGGTGCCATGAATAgatttgaaaagaaagaagcacAAGGCGGACTGCCAAG AGACCAGCAGTCCCCACGCAGGCATCACGCTTCCCCTCGTCCTTACTCCACCTCTCCGCCATCAAAGTCATCGAGCTGTAATCTCCGGCCACATACTCGGGCTCTGCTGGCCTGCAGCGACTCCACAGAGGCACCTTTCAGCTCCAGGTCTCCACTTGGCACCTACAACTCAGTCCGCGCTTCG GGATCCCCATTTGGAGCTATGCCTGCCGCTGATGGGAAGACCTACTCTGCCTCCCTGGCTTCAGACGGAGCAAGAGTTACCACCCCTTCTCTAGACTTTCCTTTCAGCTCCCAGACCCAAGTCAAGGCGCAGTGCAGCCCAGCTCCCCTCCAGCCCACGACACAGATG GCAGGTGTTGCTGAGCTGGAGGACTCGGCCCTGGAGAAACACGCGTCCCAGACAGAATGCCAGAAGACCTCTATGGCGCCCGCCGTGCAGCAAGCCGCAGGCCAGCCGGTCGCAGGCGTCTACAAGTACTTGTCCAGAACAGGATCGTGGTCCGGCTCGGCCAGCCTTCCTCGTGGCTACCGGCGGTCCGAGGGCTCATCTCGTCTCTCTTCTACAATGGCACCCAGACCCTTTGGTACCAGGCAGTCCAGTGTGTCCTCACTGCAGAGACGATGCAGC GTAGACAACAACAGCGAGGGTCGGCTTTTAAAAAGTGAGAAAGAGGAGACCTTTTCTCCAACCGCAAAGTCTTCCCTCAAAAGGCAGAATGCGACCGCCCATCTGAAAGGTCAGCACCCGGCCTCCATCAGACCGAAGGAAGCTAACCAGGCGAAGCAGAGTGGCACGGCGCAGACAGGGGAGGTGAAAGGTGCCACTCTCTCCAGCAAGACCGACGCCTACAACTCTCAGCCCTACTCCCAAACCAAGCTGGCTCCTCGGCCGTACACCAACCCGCAGAGCCGCGCCACCAAAGGCTTGACCCGTCCTTCTAATGCCAGCAATGACCACACAAAG gtggatCACAGTGACATGAGAGTAAGCCTTACTCTTAAACCGAACAGTGTACCAGACTTTGGTATCCAGACTCACTGGGGCTCCACAGGCGCAAGAGTCAAATACGTCCAACCTG GCAGTCCAGCGGAGCTTTGCCAGCTGTGTGTGGACGATGAGATCGTGGCGGTTAATGGAGTTGCGGCGGCACTCATGAACTGCAAACAGTGGAAGGATGAAATGACGTCTTCCCTGCGAACCGGCAATCTGACCATGGACGTTCGGCGCTATGGCAACAAGG ATTGGAGCACCAGTGAAGGGATTACTCCCAACCAGCCAGGACAGAGCAGAATGACCCTCAATCTGACTGCCGCCGCGCCGGTTGTGATAGGTGGCTCCGATCACCATGCCAACAGTTGTGCCGCTACAGAAACCACTGTCAGGAAAATGTCCAAATTGAATGGGCAGGCGGACAAC GTTGCACACGGTAAAGTCATGCATGGGGAGCTTGCTGACAACCACAAGACAGCCAGAAGTAAAG ATTGTAATAATATTGGTAGTAAAAATCAGAAAAAGAGGGCGGAGTTTTTCAAACTTAAAG GAGGTTCAGAATCGGCGATATCCGAT CTCAAAGTGCCATCCCtcagcccctcctcctccagctggtcgTGGGACCGTGAGGAGGATCGAAGGCGTCAAGAGAAGTGGCAAGAAGACCAGGAGCGCCTCCTACag gcGCAATATCAGCGGGATCAGGAGAGGCTTGAATTGGAGTGGCAAAGGGCACAACAAGATGCAAAGCAGGAGTTATGCAGGAATACGGGG CAGACCTCCTTTGAGATGACTGGTGGTGGTGAGCGCCCTGCCAGCTCCCAGATCTATGTGAATGGATTGACAAACAAAACCAGAAAGGAGCAGAGCCCTGCCCGAGATGAGCCGCACGAAGCAGGATCGAAGCCTCAAAGTAATGCACAAGGAGAGCGGCATGACAAGAATTCAGAACACGCCTG GGCTGAGGACTCCTGTGGCTTTGCTCAGCTGTCTCCTGCACACAG GGCAAAGTCCTGGTCCACCCCAGCATTAGCCGGCCCCTACAAGCCAGGAATCG GtgatgagaggaagaagagagggcCGTCTGTGTCTAACGCTGAGAAGGACAGGAAGCAGAtactggaggagatgaagaaaagaaCTCAGCTTCTGACTGATAACAGCTGGATACGTcagcgcagcagcagcttctaCAAGGAGCCGATCTATGTTGGGGTGCCTATGAAGAG GTACGAGTCTCTGGACGACCTGGATGCCTTGCGTCTGTCCACTCTCTCAACCGCCACGTTCAGCTGCCCTCGGCCACACTCTGCCGCTGCAGGTTACCGCGCTCCGACTAGGAACGCCTCCTCCCGCTACAGCACTGGAACAATGTTATCCCACAGAAATGAATTTGACGG CGTGTGGGCTGCCACCAATATCTCAGAGGAACTCCGACTGGAGTTCATGAAACCAGAAGCCCCACTGTGA
- the LOC120811151 gene encoding LIM domain only protein 7 isoform X2, with protein MEWRQQTSVSCEEAFGEAQRWIQDVTGKSFGSNDFRAALENGVLLCDLINCLKPGIIKRVNRLSTPIAGLDNVNVFLKACGKVGLNVSQLFHPGDLQDLSTRATLRQDESDRRLKNVLVTIYWLGRKAHLDSFYTGPQLNFKAFEGLLGLALSKALDEGWYPEREECRGLRPSYGWAKSVDNIDSRDFRTRPNSEGCGSDAEAEQVFKMETTKQNKGNGFIPPLPPRRKQGREEMGSPLSRTYQIQVRPERPVQVNPGWIWSKSLSDIPMVYPVRKVPGGTTIYDLDHECGLETKRKCSVAAKDSEAQWHDDLMKWKNRRRSTKSDLRKKSQEWDQVINQMAIGAMNRFEKKEAQGGLPRDQQSPRRHHASPRPYSTSPPSKSSSCNLRPHTRALLACSDSTEAPFSSRSPLGTYNSVRASGSPFGAMPAADGKTYSASLASDGARVTTPSLDFPFSSQTQVKAQCSPAPLQPTTQMAGVAELEDSALEKHASQTECQKTSMAPAVQQAAGQPVAGVYKYLSRTGSWSGSASLPRGYRRSEGSSRLSSTMAPRPFGTRQSSVSSLQRRCSVDNNSEGRLLKSEKEETFSPTAKSSLKRQNATAHLKGQHPASIRPKEANQAKQSGTAQTGEVKGATLSSKTDAYNSQPYSQTKLAPRPYTNPQSRATKGLTRPSNASNDHTKVDHSDMRVSLTLKPNSVPDFGIQTHWGSTGARVKYVQPGSPAELCQLCVDDEIVAVNGVAAALMNCKQWKDEMTSSLRTGNLTMDVRRYGNKDWSTSEGITPNQPGQSRMTLNLTAAAPVVIGGSDHHANSCAATETTVRKMSKLNGQADNVAHGKVMHGELADNHKTARSKDCNNIGSKNQKKRAEFFKLKGGSESAISDLKVPSLSPSSSSWSWDREEDRRRQEKWQEDQERLLQAQYQRDQERLELEWQRAQQDAKQELCRNTGTSFEMTGGGERPASSQIYVNGLTNKTRKEQSPARDEPHEAGSKPQSNAQGERHDKNSEHAWAEDSCGFAQLSPAHRAKSWSTPALAGPYKPGIGDERKKRGPSVSNAEKDRKQILEEMKKRTQLLTDNSWIRQRSSSFYKEPIYVGVPMKRYESLDDLDALRLSTLSTATFSCPRPHSAAAGYRAPTRNASSRYSTGTMLSHRNEFDGVWAATNISEELRLEFMKPEAPL; from the exons gatgtgACCGGAAAATCATTTGGCTCCAACGACTTCCGTGCCGCACTGGAGAATGGAGTCCTGCTTTGCGA CTTGATCAACTGTCTGAAACCTGGCATTATTAAGAGAGTCAACAGGCTTTCTACTCCCATCGCTGGCCTC GATAACGTAAATGTATTCCTGAAAGCCTGTGGGAAAGTGGGACTGAATGTGTCCCAGCtgtttcatccaggagacctgcaggaccTGTCCACCCGTGCAACACTCAG gcaAGATGAAAGTGACCGAAGACTCAAAAAT GTTCTCGTCACGATCTACTGGTTGGGTCGCAAGGCTCACTTGGACTCATTCTACACTGGCCCTCAGCTGAACTTCAAGGCCTTCGAAGGGCTCTTGGGATTGGCCTTGTCAAAA GCGCTAGATGAGGGCTGGTatccagagagggaggaatgtCGCGGCCTGAGACCGAGCTACGGATGGGCCAAGTCTGTGGACAACATTGACTCTCGAGATTTTCGAACCCGCCCAAACAGTGAAG GCTGTGGAAGCGACGCTGAAGCTGAGCAGGTGTTCAAGATGGAGACAACcaagcaaaacaaaggaaacGGTTTTATCCCTCCGCTGCCTCCACGGAGAAAACAAGGACGGGAGGAGATGGGAAGCCCACTATCCAG AACTTATCAAATCCAGGTCAGACCTGAGAGACCAGTCCAGGTCAACCCTGGCTGGATTTG GAGCAAATCCCTCAGTGATATTCCGATGGTGTACCCTGTGCGTAAAGTTCCTGGTGGGACCACCATTTATGATTTGGACCACGAGTGCGGCCTGGAAACCAAACGGAAGTGTAGCGTTGCTGCCAAGGACAGTGAAGCTCAGTGGCATGAT GACTTGATGAAGTGGAAGAACCGTCGCAGGAGCACAAAGTCTGACCTCCGCAAGAAATCGCAAGAATGGGACCAAGTGATTAACCAGATGGCCATTGGTGCCATGAATAgatttgaaaagaaagaagcacAAGGCGGACTGCCAAG AGACCAGCAGTCCCCACGCAGGCATCACGCTTCCCCTCGTCCTTACTCCACCTCTCCGCCATCAAAGTCATCGAGCTGTAATCTCCGGCCACATACTCGGGCTCTGCTGGCCTGCAGCGACTCCACAGAGGCACCTTTCAGCTCCAGGTCTCCACTTGGCACCTACAACTCAGTCCGCGCTTCG GGATCCCCATTTGGAGCTATGCCTGCCGCTGATGGGAAGACCTACTCTGCCTCCCTGGCTTCAGACGGAGCAAGAGTTACCACCCCTTCTCTAGACTTTCCTTTCAGCTCCCAGACCCAAGTCAAGGCGCAGTGCAGCCCAGCTCCCCTCCAGCCCACGACACAGATG GCAGGTGTTGCTGAGCTGGAGGACTCGGCCCTGGAGAAACACGCGTCCCAGACAGAATGCCAGAAGACCTCTATGGCGCCCGCCGTGCAGCAAGCCGCAGGCCAGCCGGTCGCAGGCGTCTACAAGTACTTGTCCAGAACAGGATCGTGGTCCGGCTCGGCCAGCCTTCCTCGTGGCTACCGGCGGTCCGAGGGCTCATCTCGTCTCTCTTCTACAATGGCACCCAGACCCTTTGGTACCAGGCAGTCCAGTGTGTCCTCACTGCAGAGACGATGCAGC GTAGACAACAACAGCGAGGGTCGGCTTTTAAAAAGTGAGAAAGAGGAGACCTTTTCTCCAACCGCAAAGTCTTCCCTCAAAAGGCAGAATGCGACCGCCCATCTGAAAGGTCAGCACCCGGCCTCCATCAGACCGAAGGAAGCTAACCAGGCGAAGCAGAGTGGCACGGCGCAGACAGGGGAGGTGAAAGGTGCCACTCTCTCCAGCAAGACCGACGCCTACAACTCTCAGCCCTACTCCCAAACCAAGCTGGCTCCTCGGCCGTACACCAACCCGCAGAGCCGCGCCACCAAAGGCTTGACCCGTCCTTCTAATGCCAGCAATGACCACACAAAG gtggatCACAGTGACATGAGAGTAAGCCTTACTCTTAAACCGAACAGTGTACCAGACTTTGGTATCCAGACTCACTGGGGCTCCACAGGCGCAAGAGTCAAATACGTCCAACCTG GCAGTCCAGCGGAGCTTTGCCAGCTGTGTGTGGACGATGAGATCGTGGCGGTTAATGGAGTTGCGGCGGCACTCATGAACTGCAAACAGTGGAAGGATGAAATGACGTCTTCCCTGCGAACCGGCAATCTGACCATGGACGTTCGGCGCTATGGCAACAAGG ATTGGAGCACCAGTGAAGGGATTACTCCCAACCAGCCAGGACAGAGCAGAATGACCCTCAATCTGACTGCCGCCGCGCCGGTTGTGATAGGTGGCTCCGATCACCATGCCAACAGTTGTGCCGCTACAGAAACCACTGTCAGGAAAATGTCCAAATTGAATGGGCAGGCGGACAAC GTTGCACACGGTAAAGTCATGCATGGGGAGCTTGCTGACAACCACAAGACAGCCAGAAGTAAAG ATTGTAATAATATTGGTAGTAAAAATCAGAAAAAGAGGGCGGAGTTTTTCAAACTTAAAG GAGGTTCAGAATCGGCGATATCCGAT CTCAAAGTGCCATCCCtcagcccctcctcctccagctggtcgTGGGACCGTGAGGAGGATCGAAGGCGTCAAGAGAAGTGGCAAGAAGACCAGGAGCGCCTCCTACag gcGCAATATCAGCGGGATCAGGAGAGGCTTGAATTGGAGTGGCAAAGGGCACAACAAGATGCAAAGCAGGAGTTATGCAGGAATACGGGG ACCTCCTTTGAGATGACTGGTGGTGGTGAGCGCCCTGCCAGCTCCCAGATCTATGTGAATGGATTGACAAACAAAACCAGAAAGGAGCAGAGCCCTGCCCGAGATGAGCCGCACGAAGCAGGATCGAAGCCTCAAAGTAATGCACAAGGAGAGCGGCATGACAAGAATTCAGAACACGCCTG GGCTGAGGACTCCTGTGGCTTTGCTCAGCTGTCTCCTGCACACAG GGCAAAGTCCTGGTCCACCCCAGCATTAGCCGGCCCCTACAAGCCAGGAATCG GtgatgagaggaagaagagagggcCGTCTGTGTCTAACGCTGAGAAGGACAGGAAGCAGAtactggaggagatgaagaaaagaaCTCAGCTTCTGACTGATAACAGCTGGATACGTcagcgcagcagcagcttctaCAAGGAGCCGATCTATGTTGGGGTGCCTATGAAGAG GTACGAGTCTCTGGACGACCTGGATGCCTTGCGTCTGTCCACTCTCTCAACCGCCACGTTCAGCTGCCCTCGGCCACACTCTGCCGCTGCAGGTTACCGCGCTCCGACTAGGAACGCCTCCTCCCGCTACAGCACTGGAACAATGTTATCCCACAGAAATGAATTTGACGG CGTGTGGGCTGCCACCAATATCTCAGAGGAACTCCGACTGGAGTTCATGAAACCAGAAGCCCCACTGTGA